In Streptococcus dysgalactiae subsp. dysgalactiae, the following are encoded in one genomic region:
- a CDS encoding extracellular solute-binding protein codes for MKSWQKVIVGGASLTLASTLLVGCGSASKDKMDSASSSDSKTIKLWVPTGAKKSYADIVAKFEKDSGYTVKVVESEDPKAQEKIKKDASTAADVFSLPHDQLGQLVESGTIQEVPEEYTKEIAATATDQAIVGAQYKGKTYAFPFGIESQVLFYNKSKLAAEDVASYDTITTKATFGGTFKQANAYATGPLFMSVGNTLFGENGEDVKGTNWGNEKGVAVLKWIADQASNKGFVNLDANNVISKFGDGSVASFESGPWDYEAAQKAIGKENLGIAAYPKVTIGGETVQQKAFLGVKLYAVNQAPAKGDTKRIAASYKLASYLTNAESQENQFKTRNIVPANKEVQSSEAVQSNELAKTVITMGSSSEYTVVMPKLSQMGTFWTESAAILSDTFNGKTKEGDYLAKLQQFDKDIAATK; via the coding sequence ATGAAATCATGGCAAAAAGTTATCGTCGGTGGTGCAAGTTTGACACTTGCAAGTACCTTATTAGTGGGATGCGGATCTGCTTCAAAAGATAAAATGGATTCAGCGTCAAGCTCTGATTCAAAAACCATCAAACTTTGGGTTCCAACTGGAGCGAAAAAATCATACGCAGATATCGTTGCTAAATTTGAAAAAGATTCTGGTTACACTGTTAAAGTGGTTGAATCAGAAGATCCAAAAGCACAAGAAAAAATCAAAAAAGATGCTTCTACTGCTGCCGATGTCTTCTCACTTCCTCATGACCAACTTGGTCAACTTGTAGAATCTGGTACTATCCAAGAAGTTCCAGAAGAATACACTAAAGAAATCGCTGCAACTGCTACTGACCAAGCGATTGTCGGTGCTCAATACAAAGGAAAAACGTATGCTTTCCCATTTGGTATTGAATCACAAGTTCTTTTCTACAATAAATCAAAATTAGCTGCTGAAGATGTTGCTTCATATGACACTATTACAACAAAAGCAACCTTTGGTGGTACCTTCAAACAAGCAAATGCTTATGCTACTGGTCCATTGTTCATGTCTGTTGGTAACACTTTGTTCGGTGAAAACGGTGAAGATGTTAAAGGCACTAACTGGGGTAACGAAAAAGGTGTTGCTGTTCTTAAATGGATTGCAGACCAAGCATCAAATAAAGGTTTTGTTAACTTAGATGCTAACAATGTCATATCTAAATTTGGTGATGGCTCAGTCGCATCATTTGAATCAGGACCATGGGATTACGAAGCTGCTCAAAAAGCTATCGGTAAAGAAAACCTAGGTATCGCTGCTTATCCAAAAGTAACCATCGGTGGCGAAACTGTTCAACAAAAAGCATTCTTGGGTGTTAAACTTTACGCAGTTAACCAAGCACCAGCTAAAGGAGATACAAAACGTATCGCTGCTAGCTACAAACTTGCTTCATACTTAACAAATGCTGAAAGCCAAGAAAACCAATTCAAGACTCGTAACATTGTTCCAGCTAACAAAGAAGTTCAATCTTCAGAAGCTGTTCAATCAAATGAACTTGCTAAAACTGTTATCACAATGGGTTCTTCTTCAGAATACACTGTCGTAATGCCAAAACTTAGCCAAATGGGAACTTTCTGGACTGAAAGCGCAGCTATCCTTAGCGACACCTTCAACGGTAAAACCAAAGAAGGCGATTACCTTGCTAAATTGCAACAATTTGACAAAGACATCGCTGCAACAAAATAA